In Polypterus senegalus isolate Bchr_013 chromosome 12, ASM1683550v1, whole genome shotgun sequence, the following are encoded in one genomic region:
- the rgma gene encoding repulsive guidance molecule A, translated as MQPPRERREVRSRAEWMGMGKGPGPSALGIGEILLVFACIFPAVSLQCKILKCNAEFWTATSVSHNSGTEEASEHCTALRAYAHCVRRTARTCRGDLAYHSAVHGIEDLMSQHNCSKEGPTSQPRTRTSLLSLPDSQERSDGPEICHYERSFHKHSAPPNYTHCGLFGDPHLRTFSDSFQTCKVKGAWPLIDNKYLYVQVTNSPVLPQSTATATSKLTIIFKNFQECVDQKVYQAETDELPAAFVDGSKNGGDRHGANTLRILEKAPGQHVEIQARYIGTTIVIRQVGRYLTFAIRMPEELVHSTEDKESQGLYLCLRGCPLSERIDFRTFRAKAAENEPAMGGSRPPVSAEGFTYESATAKCKERLPVEDLYFQSCVFDLLTTGDVNFTMAAYYAFEDVKMLHSNKEKFHIFERTGDLTPGNSAPGRPDVRSISSVCILMVLFWIQCCLVYL; from the exons TGAGTTTGCAGTGTAAGATCCTGAAGTGCAACGCTGAGTTCTGGACAGCCACTTCTGTCTCCCACAACTCTGGAACTGAAGAGGCCTCGGAGCATTGCACAGCCTTGCGAGCGTATGCTCACTGTGTTAGAAGGACGGCACGTACCTGCCGGGGAGACCTGGCCTACCATTCTGCAGTGCATGGGATTGAGGACCTCATGAGCCAGCACAACTGTTCAAAGGAAGGCCCCACATCCCAGCCCCGCACCCGCACTTCCCTGCTATCTTTGCCTGACAGCCAGGAGCGATCCGACGGCCCTGAGATCTGTCATTATGAGCGCAGTTTCCACAAGCACTCCGCACCTCCCAATTATACTCACTGCGGCCTGTTTGGGGACCCACACCTGAGAACTttcagtgacagcttccaaaccTGTAAAGTCAAAGGGGCTTGGCCTCTCATAGACAATAAATACCTATACGTGCAGGTGACAAACTCTCCAGTGTTACCACAGTCGACGGCAACTGCAACAAGCAAG CTTACAATCATCTTCAAAAATTTTCAAGAATGTGTTGACCAAAAAGTCTATCAAGCAGAAACAGATGAGCTTCCTGCTGCATTTGTCGATGGCTCCAAAAATGGTGGTGATCGGCATGGGGCAAATACCCTGCGTATCCTGGAGAAAGCTCCCGGGCAGCATGTAGAGATCCAGGCACGTTACATCGGCACCACTATCGTCATTCGACAAGTAGGCCGCTACCTGACATTTGCCATCCGCATGCCTGAGGAGCTTGTTCATTCGACTGAGGACAAGGAGAGTCAGGGACTGTACTTGTGTCTTCGTGGTTGCCCACTAAGTGAACGGATTGACTTCAGGACCTTCCGGGCAAAAGCAGCTGAAAATGAGCCGGCAATGGGTGGAAGCAGGCCACCTGTTTCTGCTGAGGGATTCACATATGAGTCAGCCACAGCCAAGTGCAAGGAAAGGCTTCCAGTAGAGGATTTGTACTTTCAGTCATGTGTGTTTGACCTGCTTACAACAGGAGATGTGAATTTTACCATGGCTGCTTATTATGCCTTTGAGGATGTCAAAATGTTGCattcaaacaaagaaaaatttcACATCTTTGAAAGGACCGGAGATCTGACACCAGGGAACTCTGCTCCTGGGAGGCCGGATGTGAGAAGCATCTCTTCCGTATGCATCCTCATGGTGCTGTTTTGGATTCAGTGCTGTTTAGTGTATCTTTAG